The Lycorma delicatula isolate Av1 chromosome 2, ASM4794821v1, whole genome shotgun sequence DNA window TGCCGGTTCTGGGACAAGCGTCAtcaatgacgtcatcaaaaaaaatcaatgacgtcATCACCCCGCCCCCCGCCCCCtctgacgtcatcaaaaaaaaaaaaaaaaaaattgacctttgacccgaaaaaaaaaaaaaaattgacctttgacccgaaaaaaaaaaaaaaaattgacctttgacccgaaaaaaaaaaaaaaatccccccccccctctgacgtcatcaaaaaaaaaaaaaaaaaaaaaaaaaaaaaaaaaaaattgacctttgaccgaaaaaaaaaaaaaataaaaaaaaataaaaaaaaaaatcaatgacgtcatcaaaaaaaaaaaaaaaaaaaaaaaaaatttcaaaaaaaaaaaaaaaaaaaaaaaaaaaaaaaaaaatttcaatgacgtcatcaaaaaaaaaaaaaaaaaatttcaaaaaaaaaaaaaaaaaaaaaaaaaaaaaaaaaaaaaaaaaaaaaatttcaatgacgtcatcaaaaaaaaaaaaaaaaaaaaaaaaaaaaatgtgcttacttcggcataaaaaaatttacacgtgCTTGCTGACTTTGCATTAACCTTGTTTACTAGTTTGAAAGTCAACCGATAATGCATTTGCGTCAATTGGTGAtagcattgttattttcaaagttatctcAATGATAATGATAGCCGATACATATAAATACCCGCCAAAAATTTAACGGATTCATACTACGTTTTGCtgttactgttacgttttgctgctactattatattatcatctttatcatctttatttaaagaggtaagtgaaataatatttaaatgtaaaattagtcgcttaaatataattctatttcatatttatttaataattatttttccagccaatatttaaatgtaaaataattctgttccagtttatgtatttaaaatcaattcttgtacatctagttcataaaattaaaataaatagtaatgcaactgttttctttgcagattaattaaaattaaataattcaaaacatattGGTGCTAAGATTGGAAAACTGGCGTTTTGTATTggattatatcaatattttcgtcacctttataaaacagtaagttttttcttagaagtaatatattattacatatttttttattatttttcttataagttatatattattacatatttttcgttatttttgttagagtacaatgaaaatatttctttgtagatGTCCGAAGAAATGTTTCCAGTAAATGATGCGCAATTAGAACAGGTTGTTTATGATGTTTTACAAGAAGATGATGAATTAGAGGGAACTCCTAATCAGCGGCTGCAGTTATTAATACCGCGAAGGTTGGTGTATGGGGAAGTCGACGACCAACAACATCATCCTTTATTAGATGACGGCAACGATAACCTCATAGCAGAGGCTGCTGctgatgttgaaaataatgaaagtgaAGAAAGCACAGTAGTAACAACATCATTCATCCTCGAAAACCGTGTTAGATTTACAaaggcaaatattatttttttatttgataaaaagaaatatatttttagttttacagagAAACTAATAGGTCTTTCTTTCAATTtcagtttcataatgaacaagaggCTTATTTTGGACTTAGGCGTTGTCTAAATGCAAAAGAAGAaggagaatataaaatgaaaataaatattgaaaatataccgATGAAAGAGGTAATCAACTGTGGAGTAATGATTTgttcaacaaaaaattctttattaataaaaggtggaggatttatgcacaaaataaaaaatggttctgttctacataaaatgttaaataaaggttttgcaaaatcgcaaaggaaacctgataaaaatagttttcctatTAGACTTAGTGAAACAATTGCTTTAAACGATCGAGAAGCAATAACATgccaattttgtaaaataaatgtaattaaatttattactattccaTGTGCACATCCAATATGTTTTAGatgtaagttattatattttaaaaaagtacctgtcgaatgtaatttatgtaatactttaattatagcattgaataaatgtttctaagcttaatttaaattgatttattatattttcctttttgcagTCGAATGAATCAGCGATTATAGAAGAaggagaatatattatttatccattttccaataatatatctaatatattattatgtat harbors:
- the LOC142320131 gene encoding uncharacterized protein LOC142320131 → MSEEMFPVNDAQLEQVVYDVLQEDDELEGTPNQRLQLLIPRRLVYGEVDDQQHHPLLDDGNDNLIAEAAADVENNESEESTVVTTSFILENRVRFTKANIIFLFDKKKYIFSFTEKLIGLSFNFSFIMNKRLILDLGVV